The genomic interval TGGTCGTAATACCGTCGTGCTCCAATGTTCCGATATAGTATACATCTATGCCTGATCTTGCCGCCATAATGGCGCCGGCCATGGAGTTTTCTTCACCGTGCTCGCTGCCCATGCCCGTCAGCGCGATCTTCGGCTTTGGTCCAAAGGATCCTGTTTCCAGTCCTTCCGCCATCATCAGGAATGTCTTGGCAATCGTTTTCTCTATACTTTTCCTCATCGTTGCACCTCTATTCTGCCGATTCATCTGGCATCAGGGAATGGGCAAAGTCCTTCATCGCTTTAGCAATCAGGCTGCGAACCTGCTCTTCCGATACAGAGTCCTCTTCATCCCTGCCGCAGTTAGGCTGGATCACGAAAGATACACCGTCAAACAAATCGGTCATACGTCCCAGGAACAAGCTGCCTTTGCCGATAATCATAATTCTCTTTATTTTTCCGTCAAGGATATCCTGACGGGCAAAGCCAACGGCTGGAACGCCTGACGGAATATGCCCCTGCGTCGGAGCCCAGCCAATCAGGCCGTGCTTCGTTACGAAATCCGTCAATTCCTTAGGCTTTATTTCGCCATGCTTGGCCGCCAAGGCACCAATCATCTTGTAGTTAGCCAGAGGCACATCGCCGGCTCCGGCCGGCTTCGTAATATCGGCATTCTGCATTTCCGGCGAAAATTTATCAACATCCAATATATGAAGCCCGTTCCGCTCCAAGGGCTCGCTGACGAGGCTCGTCATAACCGCCTGCGGCGAGGAACCCGTGCCAACCGTATGGCGTCCCAAAATATCCAGATTAATTTCCGGATTGACGCCGTCATTGGCAGCGATAATGATGGCAAAGCCGCCCAGACAATCTTCCAGAATGGGGCAGCCCTTCTTCACATGATCTTTACCGTTCATACCCAGTTTGGCCGTGCATCCGCCGGCAGTTACAGCAACCATTTTGAAGGTGCCGGCCTTTACCAGCGATGCCGCCGTGATCATCGCATGGGTCGGAGCGGCACAAAAACCACGTACGTCTGAACCTGATGCACCTTTAAGTCCCGCGATTTCAGCTGCTGATTTAGCAAAGTTACCCCCGCCGCGCTGATTCATATCACCACAAGCTTCTTCGGCGCAATCAATAACATATTCGATGTCGTTTTTGTCAACGCCAGCGTCCTTGACAGCATAAAGCAAAGCCAGTACGCTCGAAGCCTTGCTCATGAGATTTTCGTGCATGATGTGAGCTGACAAATTTACGTCGATAGCATGAGCTCGTTTTACGCAGCCGACGAGTTTGTCCTGTACATAGAGCGGTTCCGCTGCTTCGTCTTTTACATAGCCTTCAATTTCCGGCAACTCGACGCCTTCGGTAATACGGCCTACGATTTCTTCCGTAATAATAGGATCGCCGGTAAGAGTATCCTTCGTTGCAGCAACAAATTCCTTATCCAGCTTGACGACATCAAAAACATCACAGGCCTGTACTAACAGCAGAAATTCATTTTCCGGCATGATTTCGCCAAATTTTCCGTAGCGCTTTGCGTTTTCCTTTTTTCCCTTGAAATAGGGAAAAGAAACATTGCGCAATTCTTCCGGATGAGCGTTGCCGATATACACCTGATTGGGCCAGTACGAGACCGCTTCTTCGTAAGTGCGCAAATGTCCCGGCAGAGCTTTCAAATATTCCGAATCGGGATTGACGATCTTTTCCGTCGTCTGGGTCGTGCCGTTCTGCATAACCATATCCGGTGTATGGACCAAAACATATCCGGTCCCTTGGATTACACTATTCATGTTGAACCCTCCATCTAGTATACAGATAAATATGTACTATTTATTTTTCCTTTTAAATATAGCAACAGGGTGATACTACGGCGCATTATGCACCACCATACCACCCTGCCAAGCCATCTCTTTCAGCCGTTAGCCAAAAAAGGCATTACAGATATTTGCAATATTGATCACGGATTGCGGACATCTCGCTGACAATATCGTCAATATCAAGTACCATTTCCATCATGCTGATCTGCTCTTCATATACGTCCGGATCAATTTCTGCCTTAATCTCCGGTTCACATAGATGGTATACTGTGAGTCCCAACTGGACTCCCGACAATGGACCTGCAAACGTAGGATCACCTGCTGTTACAGTTTCAGCGGCCAAACCGGCAGCTTCACCTTCAGCTGCGCCCAGCAATACGACCAGATTTTCCGGTCCATATTGTTCAGCAAACTCTTTTACCCGTTTTTGGTTTTCCAGATCCATTGCCCCGGCACTTGTTCAAACAAAGCATTCAGTAGATGCAAATACTATTTCCGCGCCTGCTGTCTTTGCGCATTCGGCCATGGCAGGGCCAGGGATACCATCACGGTCGCCGATGATAACGGCTTTTTTCCCTTTTAGGATGCTCATAAAGATTCCTCCTTGTGCTAAATTCTGCTTTATGTCTAACTATTGCTATCGTAAAGCCTTTGTGCGCCTATAAATTATAGGTATTTTTTGATCATTGCTTCGATGTTTTCCCGCGTAGCGTCATCTTTTACGCATTCATCGACCTTTTGTCCGTTCTGGTAGATAGCCATAACGGGAAGTCCCAATACCTTCTGGCCAATAGCCAGGCGGCGGGCTTTTGTCGTATTCAGTGCGCAGAATTTAATTTTATCGCCGTACTGATCGGCATATCCATGGACAGTCGGCATGAGCGCCTGGCATGGTACACATCCATCTCCGTAGAAATCAACGAATACAGTACCTTCCGCTTTCAGTACTTCGTTTTCAAACGTTTGTTTTGTAACTTCCAGCATATTATCTCTCCTCCGACTATTCCATGGAATAGCATAGCTTTATTTTTTTTCCGATAAATACTTCTCAGCCTGCATAGCCGCAATAGCGCCGTCGGCTGCTGCCGTAATGACCTGGCGAAGGCTCTTCTTACGCAGATCGCCGGCTGCAAACACGCCTTCAATATTCGTGTGCATGTCGTCGTCTGTAAGAATGTAGCCGTTTTCCATTTCCACTTGTCCTTCAAACAGCTCCGTTGTAGGAACCAGGCCAATGAATCCGAATACGCCAAACAGGCCATCTTCTTCACTCGCTTCAACCTTGCGGGTTTCGCCGGTCTTTTTGTTTCGTACGATCATCCATTGTACAATATCATCACCGCCGACCTCGTCGACAAGCGAATCCCAGAAAAAATGAATTTTCGGGTTGGCAAAAGCCTTTTCCTGCAACGATTTAGCTGCCCGCAGTTCATCTCTTCGATGAATGACCGTAACATTCCGCGCAAACTTTGTCAGATACAGAGCTTCCTGTACAGCGCTGTCACCGCCGCCTACGACATATACATCCAAATCTTCAAAGAATGATGCATCGCAGGTCGCGCAATAGGACACGCCGCGTCCTTGGAATTTCTGCTCACCCTTGCAGCCGATAGGTCTATGAGAAGCACCGGTTGCCAAAATAATAGACTTTGCTTTATATGTGCCTTTTGCGCCAACGACTTCCTTTTCATTGCCTAACAGATGCACTTCTTTGATCGTATCGGAAACCCGATCTACGCCAAATTTTTTTGCTTGTTGTGTCATCCGGGCAATCAGTGTTGGGCCTGATTCTCCCTCGAGCAGTTGTCCAGGATAGTTCTCAATTAAATCAGTGATTGCTATCTGACCGCCGTCCTGTCCCTTTTCCACGATCAACGTGGACAGACGGCTTCTGCCCGAATATATTCCAGCTGCAAGACCTGCCGGTCCAGAACCCAAGATAATTACATCATATAACTTGCTCATGTTCTCTCCTCTAATACAATGCTGCCAGATAGCCAGATTATTCTTCGATTATAGCCTGTTGACCTTCCGGCGGTACTTTTTCGAGCATGTTGAGAGCCTGTTTGACTCTGCGTTCTCTATAGGCTTGTTCGCTTGGAAGCGGTAATGTTGGATCACCAAATACATGCAGTACGCTATTACCTCTTAAAATACGGTTGGAACCGATGCCCTCCGCAATCTTCGTTAAGTTAGTTACTTGAATTACCGGGATACCGGCACGTTGAATTTCTTTTGTAATCATGGAACCTCCACGACTGCTGGTGCCTCACGTGGATGTTTCGATAGCCGCGTCGCATTCATCGGACAGTAATGCCTGTGCTATCCCCTCGCCAAATTTCTTACATTTATCCATCGGCGTCATAACACCCGCCGTGGAATAGATGACATCATCTAATGCTCCTACAACGCCTTCTTTAACAAGCTTACGCATGGCGTCCACCGGAACGAGACGGTTCGGATCCTGTAATACAAATGCATTGTTATAGCCTTGATGACTAACTTCCCAATCTTTCGGATTCAACGCATCCATACCTTCAATGGAATACCGTTTAAAAGCCTTAGAATTAGTTGGGACCTGATTATCCGGATTGCCAAAGGGAACCAGACCACCGTCGGTAACAAGACCAATCTTACATTCGGCCAAGGGTTTTTTCAAAACAGGAATCGGTATTTCTTCATGGTTCGGCATGATGACTTCCGTCTTGAATGGCTTGCCGTAATACTTATCAAGCAGCATATTGATGCCGCGGGTCGCTCCCGGGATGGAATAATCAATGGGAACCGCCGGGCCGCTGCCATGATAATGTTCCGCCTTGCCATCGCCAATGTTATCGCCGACAATAAGACGCTTTGCAAATACTGCGACTTCGCCCAGAACTTTACGCATATTTCTCGCGTTGTTATCACTCTGAAGAATATAGCAGCGATTCTTATAGAGATCGGTACCAGGGTTTTCGGCGAATAATGCCGTCACAGCAGGAATCTTAAGCTGCTCCGTAATGGCAGCTGTAGTGGCGCCGCACCCTAACCCATACCGACCTGCGTTAAAGCCAGGACCGGCAACAAATAGATCCGCCTTTGCCTTTTTTACTATTTGTACAATTTGCGGAATAATTTCTGCAGTTTTTTCGGCGATCGTGTTATCACCGCATATGATGGTCTCAACAATTTCATAGCCTTCACCCAAATCATGAGCAAGACCTACGCCGGGACCTACGGGACCCGTTTTAGTGGACAGGCCTACACTGGCCGTA from Veillonellales bacterium carries:
- the trxB gene encoding thioredoxin-disulfide reductase, with amino-acid sequence MSKLYDVIILGSGPAGLAAGIYSGRSRLSTLIVEKGQDGGQIAITDLIENYPGQLLEGESGPTLIARMTQQAKKFGVDRVSDTIKEVHLLGNEKEVVGAKGTYKAKSIILATGASHRPIGCKGEQKFQGRGVSYCATCDASFFEDLDVYVVGGGDSAVQEALYLTKFARNVTVIHRRDELRAAKSLQEKAFANPKIHFFWDSLVDEVGGDDIVQWMIVRNKKTGETRKVEASEEDGLFGVFGFIGLVPTTELFEGQVEMENGYILTDDDMHTNIEGVFAAGDLRKKSLRQVITAAADGAIAAMQAEKYLSEKK
- the grdA gene encoding glycine/sarcosine/betaine reductase complex selenoprotein A, producing MSILKGKKAVIIGDRDGIPGPAMAECAKTAGAEIVFASTECFVUTSAGAMDLENQKRVKEFAEQYGPENLVVLLGAAEGEAAGLAAETVTAGDPTFAGPLSGVQLGLTVYHLCEPEIKAEIDPDVYEEQISMMEMVLDIDDIVSEMSAIRDQYCKYL
- a CDS encoding glycine/betaine/sarcosine/D-proline family reductase selenoprotein B; the encoded protein is MAKKKVVHYINQFYAGMGGEDTASVGLSTKTGPVGPGVGLAHDLGEGYEIVETIICGDNTIAEKTAEIIPQIVQIVKKAKADLFVAGPGFNAGRYGLGCGATTAAITEQLKIPAVTALFAENPGTDLYKNRCYILQSDNNARNMRKVLGEVAVFAKRLIVGDNIGDGKAEHYHGSGPAVPIDYSIPGATRGINMLLDKYYGKPFKTEVIMPNHEEIPIPVLKKPLAECKIGLVTDGGLVPFGNPDNQVPTNSKAFKRYSIEGMDALNPKDWEVSHQGYNNAFVLQDPNRLVPVDAMRKLVKEGVVGALDDVIYSTAGVMTPMDKCKKFGEGIAQALLSDECDAAIETST
- the grdC gene encoding glycine/sarcosine/betaine reductase complex component C subunit beta: MNSVIQGTGYVLVHTPDMVMQNGTTQTTEKIVNPDSEYLKALPGHLRTYEEAVSYWPNQVYIGNAHPEELRNVSFPYFKGKKENAKRYGKFGEIMPENEFLLLVQACDVFDVVKLDKEFVAATKDTLTGDPIITEEIVGRITEGVELPEIEGYVKDEAAEPLYVQDKLVGCVKRAHAIDVNLSAHIMHENLMSKASSVLALLYAVKDAGVDKNDIEYVIDCAEEACGDMNQRGGGNFAKSAAEIAGLKGASGSDVRGFCAAPTHAMITAASLVKAGTFKMVAVTAGGCTAKLGMNGKDHVKKGCPILEDCLGGFAIIIAANDGVNPEINLDILGRHTVGTGSSPQAVMTSLVSEPLERNGLHILDVDKFSPEMQNADITKPAGAGDVPLANYKMIGALAAKHGEIKPKELTDFVTKHGLIGWAPTQGHIPSGVPAVGFARQDILDGKIKRIMIIGKGSLFLGRMTDLFDGVSFVIQPNCGRDEEDSVSEEQVRSLIAKAMKDFAHSLMPDESAE
- a CDS encoding thioredoxin domain-containing protein, yielding MLEVTKQTFENEVLKAEGTVFVDFYGDGCVPCQALMPTVHGYADQYGDKIKFCALNTTKARRLAIGQKVLGLPVMAIYQNGQKVDECVKDDATRENIEAMIKKYL